The stretch of DNA ATGATACCACCCCGGTCCCCGGTTCTGCCTGAAAGCCCTGATGCCATGAAGCATGCGTCTCTCATCCTCGCCTCCATCAGCCTGCTGGGCGTGACCGGCTGCTCGATGGCGCCGACCTATCATGTGCCCACCACGCCGCAGGCCCAGACCTTCAAGGCCGAGCCGGGCTGGCAGGTCGCCACCCCCGCCGACGATGTCGCCAAGGGCCAGTGGTGGAAGCTGTTCCACGACCCCGTGCTCGACGGGCTGGTGGAGAAGGTGGCGATCACCAACCAGAACGTGGTCTATTACCGCGCCGCGTGGGAGCAGGCCCGCGCGCTGGTGCAGCAGAACCGCGCCTCGCTGTTCCCCAGCATCAGCAGCAGCGCCAGCACCACGCGCAGCGGCTCCTTCGCGGGTGGCACGGGCGGCAATGTGACCAGCGGGGCCACCACCGCCGTGCGTGTTTCCTCCAGCTACAGCGCCGCCGTTTCCGGCACATGGACGCCCGATCTGTGGGGTCAGGTCGGCAATACGGTGAAGCAGTCCAAGGCTCAGGCGCAGGCCAGCGAGGCCAATCTGGCCAATGCCACCCTGTCGGCGCAAGGCGATCTGGCCACCAATTACATGAGCCTGCGCGGGCTCGACGCGCAGATCGCGCTGCTCGATGACACGATCAAGGGCTACGAACGCGCGCTGACGATTACCAAAAACAAATACGCTTCGGGCACGGTCAGCAATGCCGATGTCTATACGGCGCAGACCACGCTGAACAATGCGCAGGCCAACCGCCGCGATCTGGACCGCCAGCGCGCCACCTATGAAAACGCCATCGCCGTGCTGATCGGCGAGAATCCCTCCTCCTTCAAGCTGGCCCGCGCGCCCTGGGCGCCGACCGTGCCCGAAGTGCCCTCGGCCCTGCCCGGTGACATTCTGCAGCGCCTGCCCACCATCGCCTCGGCCGAGCGCGCGGTGGCCGCGGCCAATGCCAACATCGGCATCCAGAAGGCCGCCTTCTTCCCGACCATCACGCTGACGGGTCAGGCCCAGACCAGCGGCACCGAACTGTCCAACCTGTTCACCGCCGCCTCATCGCTGTGGTCGACGGGGGCTTCGGCGGCGCTGACGCTGCTCGATTTCGGCGCACGCGCGGCCAAGGTGAAGGGCGCGCGCGCCGCCTATGACGCGACCGTCGCCACCTATCGCCAGACGGTGCTGACCGCCTTCCAGGGGGTGGAGAACAATCTGGCCGCCAAGAACGCCTATGCCGAGCAGCAGGGCCAGTATGAGTCCGCTGCCGAAGCGGCCGGCAAGGCCGAGGCGATCACCCGCAACCAATATCTGTCCGGGACGGTGGATTACACCACGGTGACCAGCGCTCAGGCCACCGCCTACAGCGCGCGGGTCAACCAGATCCAGAACACGGTGAACCGCCAGAACACGGCCATCGCGCTGATCCAGTCGGTGGGCGGCCACTGGTAAAAGCCCTGGGAAGGCGGGATTTCTCACCGAAATGGTGGCGATCCCGCTTTCGCAAGCGGCTGGAGGGTCTCAATCCTCCGCAACTCTCTCCGATCCCGAATCGATGCCGCTTCGCAAGGCAGGGTTTCCTGTGCCATTTACCATAACAGACGCATCGACCCTGTGATCCTCAGACCGGCATGAGGGCCGGTCCGGGGATCGCACAAGACCCTTGGTAAAAGGGACAGTTGCCGCCGGATTGGCCCGGAAACGCATCCGGTGGCCCGAGTGTTGCAAGCTTGACCGCCCGCTGCGTGGTTGTTGCGCGGGGCCTCATTTGATCAGCGAAGCATCGAGAGCATTTACGCGATTCCAGCAGACAGGTGCCATCTTGGGGAGATGAACCCGATGTCCAGCCGCAGTCAGGGTACGAAAAACCGCCATCCATCCCGCAAGCAAAGATCCGGACGCAAGCGCGGCGCATCTGACGCCAAGGCGCCCGTGCTGGGCCAAAGTGGCAACGGTCATGCCGCCCCCACGCCTGCGCAATTCGGCGCCCGTGCGCCGCTGGCGGGCAAAGCCCTCGCGCCCGAAGTACCGCCCTTGTCACTGCGCGGACAGTTTCTCGCGCCGGAGATGCGGCAGGCCAAGATCTCGCGGGTCAAGGCCAGACCTGCCCCTGCCGCGCGGGTCGATAGCCCTCCGCCGCGACCGGGCCAACCTCCCAAAATCCTCAGCGCGGTCATCCGCCCGACATCGGCTTTGGGCACGGCTCTGTCTGTCAGCTTCAGCATGGGATGGAACGGCCCGCCGCTGCTGGAGGTCGCCAACGACGATATGGAGGACATCAGGGCCAGCCAGCCGCAACCCATCGATTATTCGGTGATCGTCACGGCTGAGCCCGCGGAAGCGGCAGTCGCCGACACGCAAGCCGAGCCTGCCGCCCCCTATCTCCATACCGAGGCCGGTGACACGATCTCCCCCGCCCTGCCGCTGCCCCGGCATGCCGAACCTCTGGCCGCGCCGAAACCGGTCACCACGCGCCCTGATACCAGAGATCCCAGCAAGCCCCTGCCGCGCCATCTGGCACCCGCGAAGCCCTCGGAGGGGCTGTGGGGCGCGATGGGGCAGTGGCTGCGCAGCGCCGGGCAACTGCTGGCCTCGGGCTTTATGGTCAAGAAGACACGGCCGCGCACGCCCTCCCCCGCGACCATGCGCGAGGCGACCGAGCTGACTCAATTGCGCGCGGAAAATCGCCGGCTGCGCATGCAACTGGGCGACATGATGCGGACACAGACCGCACCAGCCCACACGATGGATCAGCGCATGATGGATCAGGTGCCGGGCTAAACCCGCGTCAAAACCTCAGGCGCCGGTCAGATGGGCGACCAGCGCCTTGACCTTCTTCTGTCGCCACTGCGGCAGAGGCGCCACCAGCCAATAGGCCCGGCGCGACACTTCGGCCTCGCCCAGATCGGCGATACGGCCCAGATCGTGCCAGCCCTGCGCCAAAGTCTGGGGCACGCGCGCGCGCCCCATCCCCGCCGCCGCCGCCGCGATCGCCTGACCGGCATCGCCGACGTGGAGCAGCGGTTCCTCGCCAGCTTCACCGCTGGGATTGGGGTCACCCGGCCAGGCGATCCATTCGCCCGAACCGACCGCCACCACCTTGGCCTCGCCCAGCACCACGCCTTCCAGATCGCCCGGCCCCTCGGCCAAACGGACCGCCAGATCGAGATTGGCTTCGGTGAA from Novosphingobium sp. encodes:
- a CDS encoding efflux transporter outer membrane subunit, whose translation is MKHASLILASISLLGVTGCSMAPTYHVPTTPQAQTFKAEPGWQVATPADDVAKGQWWKLFHDPVLDGLVEKVAITNQNVVYYRAAWEQARALVQQNRASLFPSISSSASTTRSGSFAGGTGGNVTSGATTAVRVSSSYSAAVSGTWTPDLWGQVGNTVKQSKAQAQASEANLANATLSAQGDLATNYMSLRGLDAQIALLDDTIKGYERALTITKNKYASGTVSNADVYTAQTTLNNAQANRRDLDRQRATYENAIAVLIGENPSSFKLARAPWAPTVPEVPSALPGDILQRLPTIASAERAVAAANANIGIQKAAFFPTITLTGQAQTSGTELSNLFTAASSLWSTGASAALTLLDFGARAAKVKGARAAYDATVATYRQTVLTAFQGVENNLAAKNAYAEQQGQYESAAEAAGKAEAITRNQYLSGTVDYTTVTSAQATAYSARVNQIQNTVNRQNTAIALIQSVGGHW